In Gadus chalcogrammus isolate NIFS_2021 chromosome 1, NIFS_Gcha_1.0, whole genome shotgun sequence, one DNA window encodes the following:
- the LOC130390564 gene encoding uncharacterized protein LOC130390564: protein MSQTLQRRAYRVAGPNSLWHIDGNHKLIRWRIVIHGAIDGYSRLVVFLRASDNNRSSTVMESLLSAVAKYGVPSRVRTDHGGENNSVCLMMNLFRGSNRGSALRGRSTHNQRIERLWGDLWRGMSNVYYELFNFLESEGIVDIDNEMHMAALHYVYLPRINRDLCGFIEQWNNHGLRTERHATQLQMFVRGCLEQQGQTTTAMLSVFGGEGGAAEEGGAAEEGEGEDPAREGGAGAGEVHWPERVTVPSNQYLIGDAVLEQLNSTFDPLAGPRGDLGLDLIREVVSLLALQ from the exons ATGTCCCAGACTCTGCAAAGAAGGGCATATAGAGTTGCTGGCCCAAACTCCTTGTGGCACATCGATGGCAACCACAAGTTGATAAG GTGGAGGATTGTTATCCATGGGGCCATCGATGGATACAGCCGGTTGGTTGTGTTCCTCCGAGCCTCCGATAACAACCGGAGCAGCACGGTGATGGAGAGCTTACTGAGTGCTGTGGCGAAGTATGGCGTGCCTTCGAGGGTCAGGACTGACCACGGAGGTGAGAACAACTCGGTCTGCCTCATGATGAACCTTTTTAGAGGGTCAAACAGAGGTAGTGCTCTCCGGGGGAGAAGCACCCACAACCAGCGCATCGAACGGCTCTGGGGGGATTTGTGGCGAGGAATGTCCAACGTATACTATGAACTCTTCAACTTCCTGGAGAGCGAAGGTATCGTGGACATCGACAACGAGATGCACATGGCGGCACTGCACTACGTGTACCTCCCGCGGATTAACCGTGACCTTTGCGGCTTCATTGAACAGTGGAATAACCATGGACTGAGGACGGAAAGGCATGCTACTCAACTGCAGATGTTCGTCAGAGGTTGCCTGGAACAGCAGGGACAGACCACTACTGCAATGCTATCCGTAtttggtggagaaggaggtgctgctgaggaaggaggtgctgcggaggaaggagaaggggaagaCCCAGCAAGAGAGGGCGGTGCTGGTGCAGGAGAGGTGCACTGGCCTGAGAGGGTCACCGTACCCTCAAATCAGTACCTCATTGGGGATGCTGTTTTGGAGCAGCTAAACAGCACCTTTGACCCCCTTGCTGGTCCTAGAGGAGACCTTGGACTGGACCTCATCCGTGAGGTTGTGTCTCTTCTGGCATTACAATGA